From Rhizobium favelukesii, the proteins below share one genomic window:
- a CDS encoding BolA/IbaG family iron-sulfur metabolism protein — protein sequence MPMKPGDIEDMIKAGIPGAKVTIRDLAGDGDHYAAEVVAEAFRGKSRVQQHQMVYEALKGNMGGLLHALALQTSAPD from the coding sequence ATGCCTATGAAACCCGGTGATATCGAAGACATGATCAAGGCTGGAATCCCCGGCGCCAAGGTAACCATTCGCGACCTCGCCGGCGACGGCGACCATTATGCAGCGGAAGTCGTCGCGGAAGCCTTTCGCGGCAAGAGCCGCGTGCAGCAGCACCAAATGGTTTACGAAGCCCTCAAGGGAAACATGGGCGGTTTACTGCATGCCCTGGCGCT